AAAGAACCTTTTGGGATATCGCGATCGGCAAGTCCATCATTTTTAAGTATAGAAACATCTTCAGCGCGAAAGAGACAAAATATCTTTCTTCCCCTAAAAAAAACATCTTTTCTCTCTTTTAATACCGCTTCTAGCTGACCGATTGGCGTTTCTACCACCACTTTGCCTTGCTCTAAATAAACAATTTCTCCAGGGATGATATTTTCTATACCAATAATAGATGCTACTTCTATCGTTGCAGGTTCAGAAAAAACTTGTCTTGTTTCGCCAAATTGAAGCAGTTTACCCGAACTTATTATACCCACATATCGAGCCATCTGAATGATTTCAGCCTTATCATGACTAATCATGATCGTCAAACACCCACTTTGATAAGCGATCTCTTCTATAAGTCCCCTTATTTGTTCTTTAGCCTTAAAATCCAGCCCATTTAAAGGTTCATCTAGCAAAAGCAAGCTCGGTTGCCTAGCTATAGCTCTAGCCAGAGCGACCCTCCTTTTTTCACCCCCTGAAAGCGATGATGGCCACCTTGAAGCCAGCTGTTCTATACCCGTTTTTTTAAGGGCTTGGCTAATTTTCAGTTTTATATCTGCCCGGCTCAATCCTTCTTTCTTTTTTAGACCATAACCGACATTTTTCTCTACCCT
The DNA window shown above is from Methylacidiphilum caldifontis and carries:
- a CDS encoding ABC transporter ATP-binding protein, which produces MDQQNKVFYLEIEKNISPSLQLQAQLTIPLCPSSLTAFYGPSGSGKTTLLRCISGLDFPDQGIISMGEEIWVDTKKKLNLPPYRRNIGYVVQEDALFPHLRVEKNVGYGLKKKEGLSRADIKLKISQALKKTGIEQLASRWPSSLSGGEKRRVALARAIARQPSLLLLDEPLNGLDFKAKEQIRGLIEEIAYQSGCLTIMISHDKAEIIQMARYVGIISSGKLLQFGETRQVFSEPATIEVASIIGIENIIPGEIVYLEQGKVVVETPIGQLEAVLKERKDVFFRGRKIFCLFRAEDVSILKNDGLADRDIPKGSFSVRNRYTGRVKKIKMTEGLAHLSIDCGIMLNALISQSSLIEMKIRDGDSVSALVKTGAIHLIERDF